A DNA window from Brassica napus cultivar Da-Ae chromosome A4, Da-Ae, whole genome shotgun sequence contains the following coding sequences:
- the LOC106431124 gene encoding putative serine/threonine-protein kinase: protein MDYKLPAILAASASSIFIILLLIFTIFLCRRRHAIQNHPRRDQSHHQRSTPNSSTALNPAVSSESTSFDPSIRERSMSELSLATNNFSSDLIVGDGSFGLVYRAKLSDGLVVAVKKLDRDALQGLREFTAEMETLGSLRHPNVVRILGYCISGPDRVLIYEFLEKGSLDDWLHEKTVNASYALPWATRLSIAYDVAKGLAYLHGLPKPIIHRDIKSSNVLLDSDFAAQIADFGLARSIDASRSHVSTQVAGTMGYMPPEYWEGNTAATVKTDVYSFGVLMLEMATQKRPNWTVVVDGKEVGLAQWAVMLEGKNRYNEMVESSFVGEKGVDEYFGIASLCIKESSKERPTMSQVVKLLEEVLVSE from the coding sequence ATGGATTACAAACTCCCAGCGATCCTCGCCGCATCCGCAAGCTCcatcttcatcatactcctcctcatcttcaccatcttcctCTGCCGTCGCCGCCACGCCATCCAAAACCACCCTCGCCGCGACCAATCCCACCACCAAAGAAGCACTCCAAACTCATCAACAGCTCTCAACCCCGCCGTGAGCAGCGAAAGCACGAGCTTCGACCCATCCATCCGCGAGAGATCCATGTCCGAACTCTCCCTAGCCACCAACAACTTCTCCTCAGATCTAATCGTCGGCGACGGTAGCTTCGGCCTAGTCTACCGCGCAAAGCTCTCAGACGGCCTCGTGGTAGCAGTCAAAAAACTCGACCGCGACGCCTTGCAAGGACTCCGCGAGTTCACGGCCGAGATGGAGACGCTAGGCAGCTTACGTCACCCGAACGTAGTACGGATCCTAGGCTACTGCATCTCGGGGCCGGACCGCGTCTTGATCTACGAGTTCTTGGAGAAAGGGAGCCTTGACGATTGGCTTCACGAGAAGACGGTCAACGCTTCTTACGCCCTACCGTGGGCCACACGTTTGAGCATAGCCTACGATGTAGCGAAAGGGTTAGCGTACCTTCACGGTCTTCCTAAACCGATCATCCATCGAGACATTAAGTCCAGCAACGTGTTGCTGGACTCCGACTTCGCGGCCCAAATAGCTGACTTTGGGCTGGCGCGTAGCATCGACGCGTCTAGGTCTCATGTCTCGACGCAAGTGGCTGGGACCATGGGGTACATGCCCCCGGAGTATTGGGAAGGGAACACTGCGGCCACGGTGAAGACGGATGTGTATAGTTTTGGGGTTTTGATGCTGGAGATGGCGACGCAGAAGAGGCCTAACTGGACTGTGGTTGTGGATGGGAAGGAGGTTGGGTTGGCTCAGTGGGCTGTGATGTTGGAAGGGAAGAATAGGTATAATGAAATGGTTGAGTCGAGTTTTGTTGGTGAGAAGGGTGTGGATGAGTATTTTGGGATTGCGAGTCTTTGTATAAAGGAGTCGAGTAAAGAACGGCCTACGATGAGTCAAGTTGTGAAGTTATTAGAAGAGGTTTTGGTGAGTGAGTGA
- the LOC106431119 gene encoding ubiquitin carboxyl-terminal hydrolase 5, whose protein sequence is MAEVSMGSSGSSSTDLSPEEERVFIKEIAIAAESNSKEGDTFYLIAQRWWHEWIEYVNQDQPCNTNDGSSLSEHCDSAGSTTLKKPSMIDNSDLIYDSALEDPSSAGEIIDTLQEGRDYVLLPQEVWNQLHSWYGGGPTLARRVISSGLSQTELAVEVYPLRLQLLLMPKNDQSAIRISKKETIRELHRRACEIFDLNSDHVRIWDYYGHQKYSLMNDLDKTLDDANLQMDQDILVEVLDMNGAASNAHIQPLHENGLVDEDSTSILIDPSKSSLTVAGGFSSNRNAFRSGGVEGSQSFDSTYTTGVTTRGSTAGLTGLLNLGNTCFMNSAIQCLVHTPEFASYFQDDYHQEINWQNPLGMVGELALAFGDLLRKLWAPGRTPIAPRPFKAKLARFAPQFSGYNQHDSQELLAFLLDGLHEDLNRVKHKPYINSRDADGRPDEEVADEFWANHIARNDSIIVDVCQGQYKSTLVCPICNKVSVTFDPFMYLSLPLQFNTTRAITVTVFSCDKTALPSTITVNISKQGRCRDLMQALTNACSLKQSEELKLAEIRNNLVHRLFEDPLIPLSSIKDDDHLAAYKLSKSSENTVLLKLVLRRRDQKAGERENPVQLKPYGTPLLSLASRENALTKGKIQCIVENLLSPFRKEESIMSEKGKSDSSIPERRSARLNNSEEDDKSGGSRKAKKSSTSEVIASKLSLQLDENNKTVKLPDNEAEAIKLPPSATVTIYLDWTPELAGMYDITCLEGLPEVLKYGPATKKARSEPLSLYACLEAFLREEPLVPDEMWFCPQCNERRQASKKLDLWRLPEVLVIHLKRFSYSRSMKHKLETFVNFPIHDLDLTKYVANKNLSQPQLYELYALTNHYGGMGSGHYTAYIKLLEENRWYNFDDSHISHINEDDVKSGAAYVLFYRRKSDDASGNTK, encoded by the exons ATGGCGGAGGTATCGATGGGAAGCAGCGGCAGCAGCAGCACGGATCTGTCTCCCGAGGAGGAGCGAGTTTTCATCAAAGAGATTGCTATCGCTGCCGAGTCTAACAGCAAAGAAGGCGATACGTTTTACCTCATCGCTCAGAG ATGGTGGCACGAGTGGATTGAGTATGTTAATCAAGACCAACCATGTAACACTAACGATGGTTCTTCGCTCTCGGAGCATTGTGACTCTGCTGGCTCAACTACTCTGAAGAAGCCTTCGATGATTGATAACTCCGATTTGATCTATGATTCCGCGTTGGAGGATCCGAGTAGTGCTGGGGAGATTATTGATACGCTTCAGGAAGGCCGCGACTATGTTTTGCTCCCTCAAGAAGTGTGGAACCAACTGCATTCTTG GTATGGTGGTGGTCCAACTCTGGCGCGGAGAGTCATTAGCTCGGGGCTTTCGCAAACAGAGTTGGCGGTGGAGGTGTACCCTTTACGTCTTCAGCTACTTTTGATGCCGAAAAATGACCAGAGTGCCATAAGAATCAGCAAAAAG GAAACTATAAGAGAGCTCCATCGAAGGGCGTGTGAAATTTTTGACCTTAACTCAGACCAT GTACGCATTTGGGATTATTACGGCCACCAAAAGTATTCTTTGATGAATGACTTAGATAAGACGCTGGACGATGCTAACCTCCAAATGGATCAGGAT ATTTTGGTGGAGGTGCTTGACATGAATGGTGCAGCATCAAATGCTCACATTCAACCTCTTCATGAGAACGGATTGGTGGACGAAGACTCTACTTCTATTCTCATTGATCCTTCTAAATCGAGCTTGACAGTTGCAGGAGGTTTCTCTTCAAACAGGAATGCATTCAGAAGTGGTGGTGTAGAAGGTTCACAATCTTTTGATAGCACATACACCACTGGTGTCACCACAAGGGGATCCACTGCTGGCTTGACAGGGTTGCTGAATCTCGGGAATACGTGTTTCATGAATAGTGCAATACAGTGCCTGGTTCATACACCTGAGTTTGCTAGTTACTTCCAAGATGATTATCATCAAGAGATAAATTGGCAAAACCCTCTTGGCATGGTT GGAGAATTAGCTCTTGCATTTGGGGACTTGCTTAGGAAGTTATGGGCTCCTGGGCGCACACCAATTGCTCCCCGTCCATTCAAAGCAAAACTTGCTCGCTTTGCTCCTCAGTTCAGTGGATACAATCAACATGATTCTCAG GAGCTTTTAGCGTTTCTTTTGGATGGCCTTCACGAAGACCTAAATCGTGTTAAACACAAACCATATATAAATTCTCGAGACGCAGATGGTCGCCCTGATGAAGAAGTTGCTGATGAGTTTTGGGCTAATCATATTGCTCGTAATGACTCAATAATCGTTGATGTTTGTCAG GGGCAATATAAGTCAACATTGGTATGTCCAATCTGCAACAAGGTTTCCGTAACATTTGATCCCTTCATGTACCTATCTTTGCCGCTTCAGTTCAACACAACAAGAGCAATAACAGTCACAGTTTTTTCTTGTGATAAAACTGCCTTGCCCTCAACAATCACCGTCAATATTTCAAAGCAAGGACGCTGCAGAGACTTGATGCAGGCATTAACAAATGCTTGTTCCTTGAAGCAAAGTGAAGAGCTGAAGCTTGCAGAG ATTCGAAATAATTTGGTTCATAGATTGTTTGAAGATCCTCTAATTCCATTGTCCAGTATCAAAGACGATGATCATCTTGCTGCATACAAACTTTCAAAGTCTTCAGAGAATACAGTATTGCTCAAACTAGTACTCCGCCGCAGAGATCA GAAAGCTGGGGAACGTGAAAATCCAGTTCAACTGAAACCCTATGGAACACCTCTTCTCTCATTAGCTTCACGTGAAAATGCGCTCACCAAAGGAAAAATCCAGTGCATTGTCGAAAATCTGCTTTCACCTTTTCGGAAGGAAGAATCTATTATGAGCGAGAAAGGAAAGTCTGATTCTAGCATTCCCGAGAGAAGATCAGCGCGGCTTAATAATTCTGAGGAAGACGATAAAAGCGGTGGATCGAGAAAAGCCAAGAAAAGCAGTACTTCCGAAGTGATTGCATCCAAGTTATCCCTTCAACTCGATGAAAATAACAAGACAGTTAAACTGCCCGACAATGAAGCGGAAGCTATTAAATTACCACCATCTGCAACGGTAACCATATATTTGGATTGGACACCAGAACTTGCTGGTATGTATGATATAACTTGCCTGGAGGGTTTGCCTGAAGTACTCAAATACGGACCTGCGACCAAGAAGGCACGTTCAGAACCTCTTTCTTTATACGCATGTTTGGAGGCGTTCCTACGCGAAGAGCCTTTAGTGCCTGACGAAATGTG GTTCTGTCCACAATGCAATGAAAGAAGGCAGGCAAGCAAAAAGCTGGATTTGTGGAGGCTACCCGAAGTTCTTGTCATACATCTAAAGAGATTCTCATACAGCAGATCAATGAAGCACAAGCTGGAAACATTCGTAAACTTCCCAATCCACGACTTGGATTTGACAAAGTATGTAGCCAACAAAAACCTCTCTCAGCCACAACTCTATGAGCTCTATGCTTTGACAAACCATTACGGTGGTATGGGCAGCGGACACTACACCGCATATATCAAG CTTTTGGAGGAGAATAGGTGGTATAATTTCGATGACAGTCATATATCACATATAAATGAGGATGATGTCAAGTCAGGTGCTGCTTATGTTCTCTTCTACCGTAGGAAGTCTGATGATGCAAGTGGAAACACCAAATAA
- the LOC106431120 gene encoding bZIP transcription factor 17: protein MAESITEEPPPSEFDPLFDQLHSSISDQTPIGELMSDLGFPIDADFELTFDGMEDLYLPAEDETFLLPDNGSNQEQFGDFTPESEGSAIFGDTDKNIHRNSESPKDSDDRCSGDERTLDQLSSQGSDNRGSDVSEAVDQKVKVEEASATKRKKEDDTSDESRSSKLMRSGEESAVVTGEEEEEEDEKKKRARLMRNRESAQLSRQRKKHYVEELEEKVKSMHSAITDLNGKISYFMAENAALRQQLGPPPPPMGMYPPIWMHCPPYMVKQQGGGQVPLIPIPRLKPLNPVKAKSKKSEAKTKKVASITFLGLVFCLFLFGALAPVVNVNYGGISSGAFYGSYRSNYVTDQVYNQHRNRVLDTSRSNERDSVPPGNGSEPLVASLFVPRNDKLVKIDGNLIINSILASERALASESNESKADGVVPKDRSLALPLPDVGMMEDMAKHLVRTKAEKQKALSSGFADTLKDQIKTKAASGEMQQWFREGVAGPMFSSGMCTEVFQFDVSSTSGAIIPASAATNVSSEHNKNATDTQRRKNRRTLRGLAIPLPGSEHQRNSSSKEIKPVSSMVVSVLVDPREGGDGDIDGMIGGPKSLSRVFVVVLQDSAKYVTYSCVLPRPGAPHLMTT, encoded by the exons ATGGCCGAATCAATCACAGAGGAGCCTCCACCTTCCGAATTCGATCCTCTGTTCGACCAATTACACAGTTCCATCTCCGATCAGACTCCAATCGGCGAGCTAATGTCCGATCTAGGGTTCCCAATCGACGCCGACTTCGAGCTCACTTTCGACGGCATGGAAGATCTCTACTTACCCGCCGAAGACGAGACCTTCCTCCTCCCCGATAACGGATCTAACCAAGAGCAGTTCGGAGATTTCACGCCGGAGTCCGAAGGCTCTGCAATTTTCGGCGATACCGATAAGAATATTCATCGCAACAGTGAATCTCCCAAGGATTCCGACGATCGATGCTCCGGTGATGAGCGTACCTTGGATCAACTATCGTCTCAGGGTTCAGATAATCGTGGCTCCGATGTCTCGGAAGCTGTGGATCAGAAGGTTAAGGTGGAAGAAGCTTCTGCTACAAAGAGGAAGAAAGAGGATGATACGAGTGACGAATCGAGGAGCAGCAAGTTGATGAGATCGGGAGAAGAGAGCGCCGTCGTCACcggcgaggaagaagaagaagaggacgaGAAGAAAAAGAGAGCGAGGCTGATGAGAAACCGCGAAAGCGCGCAGCTTTCGAGGCAGAGGAAGAAGCATTACGTGGAGGAGCTTGAAGAGAAGGTTAAGAGTATGCATTCTGCTATAACGGATTTGAACGGGAAGATATCTTATTTCATGGCTGAGAACGCCGCTCTAAGGCAGCAGTTGGGTCCGCCGCCGCCTCCTATGGGAATGTATCCTCCAATATGGATGCATTGTCCTCCTTATATGGTGAAGCAACAAGGAGGAGGACAAGTGCCTTTGATCCCCATCCCTAGGTTGAAGCCACTGAATCCAGTTAAGGCCAAGAGTAAGAAGAGTGAAGCTAAGACCAAGAAGGTTGCTAGTATTACCTTTCTTGGTCTTGTGTTttgtctgtttttgtttggtgcCTTGGCTCcagttgtgaatgttaattacgGAGGGATTAGTAGTGGTGCGTTTTATGGGAGCTATAGGTCTAATTATGTTACTGACCAGGTTTATAATCAGCATAGGAATAGAGTTTTGGATACGTCTCGTAGTAACGAGAGAGATTCTGTACCTCCTGGAAACGGTAGCGAGCCTCTGGTTGCATCGCTTTTTGTTCCGAGGAATGATAAGCTTGTGAAGATTGATGGGAATTTGATTATTAATTCTATATTGGCGAGTGAGAGAGCCTTGGCTTCTGAATCAAATGAGAGTAAAGCTGACGGGGTGGTTCCTAAAGATCGTTCCCTTGCTCTGCCTCTACCTGACGTGGGAATGATGGAGGATATGGCTAAGCATCTCGTTAGAACCAAGGCTGAAAAACAGAAAGCCTTATCATCGGGTTTTGCTGATACTCTGAAAgaccaaatcaaaacaaaagcaGCCAGTGGTGAAATGCAGCAATGGTTTCGTGAAGGTGTTGCAG GGCCTATGTTTAGCTCGGGGATGTGCACCGAAGTATTTCAGTTTGATGTCTCCTCAACCTCTGGAGCCATTATTCCTGCATCTGCAGCAACCAACGTCTCTTCTGAACACAATAAGAACGCCACAGACACACAGAGGCGAAAGAACAGAAGAACACTTCGCGGTCTCGCCATTCCACTCCCAGGATCAGAGCACCAAAGAAACAGCTCTAGCAAAGAAATCAAGCCGGTTTCATCAATGGTTGTGTCAGTCCTTGTTGATCCCAGAGAAGGTGGTGATGGAGATATCGATGGGATGATTGGGGGACCAAAATCACTCTCCCGAGTTTTTGTTGTCGTGCTTCAGGACAGTGCAAAGTATGTAACATACTCTTGCGTCCTACCTCGACCAGGAGCTCCTCATCTTATGACCACTTAA
- the LOC106431080 gene encoding chaperone protein dnaJ 72, translated as MVDHYQVLGVTRNATKQEVKEAFRRLAVKYHPDKHAQSPDHVRLNATVRFKLVSEAYEVLNDDRKRASYNAVSDSDCFRRTSGTYSNPYGNRYGYGYGYSARNSRGQGSSFSSAFESTFRYLTTRAFLLNLALAGGMCFAFTAIDTSGETLWKMRNSGKSFEDAMDSLEKTKVHKDEG; from the exons ATGGTGGATCATTACCAAGTCCTAGGCGTTACCAGAAACGCGACGAAGCAAGAGGTCAAAGAAGCGTTCCGGAGATTAGCCGTGAAGTACCATCCCGACAAGCACGCACAGTCTCCCGACCACGTTCGGTTAAACGCAACCGTGAGGTTTAAGCTTGTGTCGGAAGCGTACGAGGTATTGAACGACGATCGCAAACGCGCGTCTTATAACGCTGTAAGCGATTCCGATTGCTTTCGCCGTACAAGCGGTACTTATAGCAACCCGTACGGAAACCGTTATGGTTACGGTTACGGTTACTCTGCGAGGAACAGTCGTGGTCAAGGGTCTAGTTTCAGCAGCGCGTTTGAGTCGACGTTTCGTTACTTGACTACACGCGCGTTTCTACTTAACCTCGCGTTAGCTGG TGGTATGTGTTTTGCCTTTACCGCGATTGATACAAGCGGAGAAACATTATGGAAAATGCGCAACTCCGGG AAATCATTTGAAGACGCGATGGATTCACTTGAGAAAACAAAGGTACATAAGGATGAAGGGTGA
- the LOC106431098 gene encoding calmodulin-binding protein 25-like: MVTSEGLASVEPWLYRQGFNVDSWLLHDTFSHDNDLLAKALHNTVSTPPPHTLPPSLFYESYNPSSTHTPTSNVSGGSSQEVVGGGAKRKHNCILTEGKTTKRGRSRPSKKPQTTFITADPSNFRQMVQQVTGAKYVDDTSSSVLFTPIVKPEPHRLVNILTGAVPTLDTSAFLTNHHHENLLAGNTFSGSDAVGLPPEKANAKSGGSAVEFDPYPTFPTLESWKVM; encoded by the coding sequence ATGGTGACTTCGGAGGGGCTAGCAAGCGTCGAACCTTGGTTGTATCGACAAGGTTTCAACGTTGATTCTTGGTTGCTTCACGATACCTTCTCTCACGACAATGATCTGCTCGCCAAAGCTCTCCATAACACCGTCTCAACACCACCACCACATACTCTCCCTCCCTCCCTTTTCTACGAATCCTATAACCCTTCCTCAACTCACACACCTACCTCTAATGTCTCTGGTGGATCCAGTCAAGAAGTTGTTGGCGGAGGAGCTAAAAGGAAGCATAACTGCATCCTCACCGAAGGTAAAACCACGAAGCGCGGCCGCTCTCGCCCTTCCAAGAAACCTCAGACCACGTTCATAACCGCAGATCCTTCCAACTTCCGCCAGATGGTTCAGCAAGTGACCGGCGCCAAGTACGTGGACGATACTTCTTCCTCGGTGCTTTTCACTCCCATCGTCAAGCCGGAGCCGCATAGGCTCGTTAACATACTTACTGGCGCGGTTCCAACGCTAGACACATCAGCATTTCTAACTAACCATCACCATGAGAATCTCCTTGCCGGAAACACCTTTTCCGGTAGCGACGCCGTGGGGTTACCGCCGGAGAAAGCTAATGCAAAGAGTGGTGGTTCAGCCGTGGAGTTTGATCCTTACCCAACGTTTCCGACGCTCGAGTCGTGGAAAGTTATGTGA
- the LOC106431121 gene encoding protein PLANT CADMIUM RESISTANCE 10 isoform X1 → MKEKGDYVRPRYIPLRESEEADATEEEATTTPTSLEVAVSGETRDGPKQWSSGICACFDDIQSCFIGLFCPCYIFGKNAELLGSGKFAGPCLTHCISWALVNTICCFATNGVLLGLPGCFVSCYACGYRRSLRTKYNLQEAPCGDFVTHFFCHLCAICQEYREIRERSSGSNPPDMKMAVTDAPIAQTMEPAN, encoded by the exons ATGAAAGAGAAGGGAGATTACGTGCGGCCGCGTTACATTCCGTTAAGAGAGTCTGAGGAAGCTGATGCTACAGAAGAAGAAGCAACCACCACACCAACAAGTCTTGAAGTTGCTGTTTCTGGAGAGACAAGAGATGGTCCGAAACAATGGTCGTCTGGCATATGCGCTTGCTTCGACGACATACAGAGCT GTTTTATAGGTTTGTTCTGTCCGTGTTATATCTTTGGCAAAAACGCAGAGTTGTTGGGGTCTGGAAAATTTGCAGGACCCTGCTTAACACATTGCATTTCATGGGCGTTGGTCAACACCATTTGCTGCTTTGCAACCAATGGTGTGTTGCTTGGTCTACCTGGATGTTTTGTGTCATGTTATGCTTGTGGATACCGCAGATCATTAAGAACCAAGTATAACTTACAG GAGGCTCCTTGTGGGGACTTTGTAACACATTTCTTCTGTCACTTGTGTGCCATTTGCCAAGAATACAGAGAGATCCGAGAACGTAGCAGCGGCTCAAATCCTCCTGACATGAAGATGGCTGTTACTGACGCTCCCATAGCTCAAACCATGGAACCAGCTAACTGA
- the LOC106431085 gene encoding WAT1-related protein At2g40900, giving the protein MGLRISESAKPYFAMICLQFGYAGMNLVTKTVLDRGMSHYVLVAYRNAFATAAIAPFAFLSERKVRSKMTFSIFMHIFVLALLGPVIDQNLYYIGLKLTSPTFSTAVSNIVPAITFILATLFRMEKVDMRKVRCQVKVVGTLVTVVGSMLMILYKGPFISSFRSQLTTASSPLAGDYLKATIFLLIASLSWASFFILQASTLKKYSAHLSLSTMVCFMGTLQSLALTFVMEHNPSPLNIGFDMNLLASAYAGIMSSSIAYYIQGLMMQRKGPVFVTAFNPLVVVIVSIMSFFVLGQGTYLGGGIGVVVLTVGVYTVLWAKHVDDDGEAICREDNTTLEAVKCCSGNNGLSIMPKIDEAHEDIETGKIKAEEKESSAVVLVIGCGFWL; this is encoded by the exons ATGGGATTAAGGATATCAGAATCAGCTAAACCATACTTTGCAATGATTTGTCTTCAGTTTGGATACGCCGGTATGAACCTGGTCACTAAAACCGTCCTTGACCGTGGTATGAGCCATTACGTTCTTGTTGCATACCGCAACGCTTTTGCCACAGCCGCGATCGCACCTTTCGCATTTCTCTCCGAAAG GAAAGTGAGGTCAAAGATGACGTTTTCAATATTCATGCACATATTTGTTCTTGCTCTTCTTGG GCCTGTGATTGATCAGAACCTATACTACATCGGTCTGAAACTCACATCTCCGACGTTTTCCACGGCCGTCAGCAACATCGTGCCCGCTATTACCTTTATCCTCGCCACTCTTTTCAG GATGGAGAAAGTGGACATGAGAAAAGTAAGATGCCAAGTCAAAGTGGTGGGGACATTAGTGACAGTGGTTGGATCAATGCTGATGATATTATACAAAGGCCCGTTCATCAGCTCCTTCCGATCTCAACTCACCACCGCCTCTTCGCCGCTGGCCGGTGATTATCTTAAAGCCACCATCTTCCTCCTCATAGCCTCCCTCTCATGGGCGTCGTTCTTCATTCTTCAG gCATCGACTTTGAAGAAATACTCAGCCCATCTCTCGTTATCAACCATGGTATGTTTCATGGGAACGTTGCAGTCTTTAGCCCTAACCTTCGTAATGGAACATAATCCTTCGCCTTTGAACATCGGTTTTGACATGAATCTTCTCGCTTCTGCATACGCG GGAATAATGTCGTCGAGCATAGCTTACTACATTCAAGGACTTATGATGCAGCGAAAGGGGCCTGTCTTCGTCACTGCTTTTAACCCTCTTGTCGTTGTCATTGTCTCCATAATGAGCTTCTTTGTTCTCGGCCAAGGAACCTATCTTGGAGG GGGTATTGGAGTGGTTGTTTTGACGGTGGGAGTCTACACCGTGTTATGGGCAAAGCACGTAGACGATGACGGTGAAGCAATATGCCGTGAAGATAACACAACTTTAGAAGCCGTTAAGTGTTGTAGTGGCAATAATGGTCTCTCCATAATGCC
- the LOC106431106 gene encoding probable protein S-acyltransferase 2, with the protein MAGKKRGHVHNAPSNDETMFPSQDSKPKRIYQLWPGNNRFCCGGRLVFGPDASSLLLTTSMIGAPALTFSIRMAFMITKSFPLFHSLILMGSLLLTVLDFTFLFLTSSRDPGIIPRNKEAPESEPLDILSNTKFPRTKDVLVNGYTVKVKFCETCLLYRPPRASHCSICNNCVQRFDHHCPWVGQCIALRNYPYFICFISTSTLLCLYVFVFSWVSMLEVHGKMLLVVIMDDIIFIVLIIYCFIVVWFVGGLTVFHLYLICTNQTTYEKFRYRYDKKENPYGKGLFKNLFEVFFSRIPPPMINFRDWAQEEPDVEVGSIASELDRAFGPRGDRYDTEMEIGDLRLKTLEYDNKNNNIEETAKKKRDSVDVRSR; encoded by the exons aTGGCGGGGAAGAAAAGAGGTCATGTCCACAATGCTCCTTCCAACGACGAGACCATGTTTCCTTCTCAGGATTCTAAACCCAAGAGGATCTACCAACTCTGGCCCGGCAACAat AGATTTTGTTGCGGAGGGAGACTAGTCTTTGGTCCAGATGCATCTTCACTTCTTCTCACCACATCTATGATTGGAGCTCCTGCTCTCACTTTCTCCATCCGAATGGCTTTCATGATCACAAAGAGCTTTCCTTTGTTCCACTCTCTTATACTAATGGGTTCCCTTTTGCTCACTGTCTTG GACTTCACATTCCTCTTCTTAACTTCATCAAGAGACCCCGGGATCATCCCAAGGAACAAAGAAGCACCTGAATCAGAACCTCTTGACATTCTCAGTAACACAAAGTTTCCTAGAACCAAGGATGTACTGGTGAATGGCTACACAGTCAAAGTCAAATTCTGTGAGACTTGTTTGCTTTACCGTCCTCCACGCGCCTCTCACTGCTCAATTTGCAACAACTGTGTTCAAAGATTTGATCATCACTGTCCATGGGTGGGACAATGCATCGCTCTA AGAAACTATCCATACTTCATTTGTTTTATATCAACTTCAACGCTACTATGCTTGTACGTCTTTGTCTTCTCGTGGGTTAGCATGCTCGAGGTACACGGCAAGATGTTGTTAGTGGTCATCATGgatgatataatatttattgttCTCATCATATACTGCTTCATCGTTGTCTGGTTTGTTGGTGGGCTCACTGTTTTTCACCTCTATCTTATCTGCACCAATCAG ACAACTTATGAGAAATTTCGGTACCGATATGACAAGAAAGAGAACCCTtacggaaagggtctgttcaaGAACCTGTTTGAGGTGTTTTTTTCAAGGATTCCACCTCCTATGATTAATTTTAGAGACTGGGCTCAAGAGGAACCTGATGTGGAGGTTGGATCCATTGCATCTGAGCTAGACAGAGCCTTTGGACCAAGGGGAGATAGATATGATACGGAAATGGAAATAGGCGATTTGCGTCTCAAGACACTGGAGTATGataacaagaacaacaacattGAAGAAACTGCCAAGAAGAAAAGGGACAGTGTTGATGTGAGATCGAGATAG
- the LOC106431121 gene encoding protein PLANT CADMIUM RESISTANCE 10 isoform X2 produces MVVWHMRLLRRHTELYATILCPPYLDFTTGPKFGFIGLFCPCYIFGKNAELLGSGKFAGPCLTHCISWALVNTICCFATNGVLLGLPGCFVSCYACGYRRSLRTKYNLQEAPCGDFVTHFFCHLCAICQEYREIRERSSGSNPPDMKMAVTDAPIAQTMEPAN; encoded by the exons ATGGTCGTCTGGCATATGCGCTTGCTTCGACGACATACAGAGCTGTACGCTACTATTCTCTGTCCTCCGTACCTTGATTTTACTACAGGACCCAAGTT TG GTTTTATAGGTTTGTTCTGTCCGTGTTATATCTTTGGCAAAAACGCAGAGTTGTTGGGGTCTGGAAAATTTGCAGGACCCTGCTTAACACATTGCATTTCATGGGCGTTGGTCAACACCATTTGCTGCTTTGCAACCAATGGTGTGTTGCTTGGTCTACCTGGATGTTTTGTGTCATGTTATGCTTGTGGATACCGCAGATCATTAAGAACCAAGTATAACTTACAG GAGGCTCCTTGTGGGGACTTTGTAACACATTTCTTCTGTCACTTGTGTGCCATTTGCCAAGAATACAGAGAGATCCGAGAACGTAGCAGCGGCTCAAATCCTCCTGACATGAAGATGGCTGTTACTGACGCTCCCATAGCTCAAACCATGGAACCAGCTAACTGA